A DNA window from Anaerocolumna sp. AGMB13020 contains the following coding sequences:
- a CDS encoding ABC transporter ATP-binding protein, giving the protein MNNVKTLKKFISVCFKISPSYIFLLLLQSLTETGQILINVILPKFLVDELVGGRDKDNLIRYGMLIVLSNVLFFFLNKLMKRILEVRNIYMKEKLNQAMADKIMKVEFACLEDPYYLDLKERAMFACRTMSALENLIRSITEVLKNTVTLLGLLAVMFTLSPLFVLLLVITIAIAVVMQNFFSKYQLKFYQDLIPINRRYGYYMELCFIDKLQKDIRIYDMNKMLTDRVMEFNGKIYDWSKTYQKKQGIFLGFTGIINDLQAAIAYGYVGIRVISDTLGGKIGIGSFTMYVSAAINFTTAATNLGKNIMTVIQMLGYLQPFMEFMSLPDEEKKEGSLPFEEKVEALRFENVSFHYPKSDNMVLRNISFEIKKGEKISIVGLNGAGKSTIVKLLCRLYKPTSGTIYVNGHDIYEYEFSSYMKGLAAVFQDYKLFAFSIFENVKGGEESEDGKKYRDKVSELLKQVGLKDKIAELPKGMDTLFGKVYDQEGIEMSGGQSQKVAIARALYKDASMIILDEPTSALDPLAEAEIYENFNQLVGDKTAIYISHRMSSSVFCDKVLVLDGGHVTDFDSHSKLMEKEESMYYKLFRSQAVNYQV; this is encoded by the coding sequence GTGAATAATGTTAAGACCTTAAAGAAATTTATCAGCGTTTGCTTTAAGATATCACCTTCTTATATCTTTCTGTTACTGCTTCAGTCTTTAACGGAAACAGGACAGATATTAATAAATGTCATACTTCCTAAATTTCTGGTAGATGAGCTGGTTGGCGGAAGAGACAAAGATAATCTGATACGATATGGAATGTTAATTGTATTGTCAAATGTGCTCTTTTTCTTTTTGAATAAATTAATGAAACGAATCCTGGAAGTTCGCAATATCTACATGAAAGAGAAGCTCAACCAGGCCATGGCTGATAAAATCATGAAAGTTGAATTCGCCTGTCTGGAAGATCCTTATTATCTGGATCTAAAGGAAAGAGCTATGTTTGCCTGCCGTACTATGAGTGCATTGGAGAATCTCATACGAAGCATAACCGAAGTGCTTAAGAATACAGTGACCCTTCTTGGACTCCTTGCAGTTATGTTCACCCTAAGCCCTCTCTTTGTACTGCTATTAGTAATTACAATTGCAATCGCTGTCGTTATGCAGAACTTCTTCTCGAAATACCAGTTGAAATTCTATCAGGACCTTATACCGATCAACAGAAGATATGGCTATTATATGGAGCTGTGTTTTATTGATAAATTACAGAAAGATATACGTATTTATGATATGAATAAAATGCTGACAGACAGGGTGATGGAATTTAACGGAAAGATTTATGACTGGTCCAAGACCTATCAGAAGAAGCAGGGCATATTCCTTGGATTTACCGGAATCATCAATGACCTTCAGGCTGCTATTGCTTATGGTTATGTAGGAATTCGAGTTATCTCCGATACTCTTGGCGGCAAAATAGGCATCGGTTCCTTTACCATGTATGTTTCCGCAGCAATTAATTTTACTACAGCAGCCACAAACCTTGGCAAAAACATTATGACAGTAATCCAGATGCTTGGTTACCTGCAGCCCTTTATGGAATTTATGTCCCTGCCTGACGAAGAGAAGAAAGAAGGCAGCCTGCCGTTTGAGGAGAAGGTAGAAGCTCTGCGTTTTGAAAATGTCAGCTTTCATTATCCAAAGTCAGATAATATGGTATTAAGGAATATCTCCTTTGAGATTAAAAAAGGGGAGAAAATATCCATTGTTGGATTAAATGGTGCCGGTAAGTCAACCATTGTTAAACTCCTTTGTAGACTTTACAAGCCCACCAGCGGTACAATCTATGTTAATGGACACGATATTTACGAATATGAATTCTCCAGTTATATGAAAGGATTAGCAGCGGTATTTCAGGATTATAAACTATTTGCTTTCTCAATTTTTGAGAATGTAAAAGGCGGAGAAGAGAGTGAAGATGGGAAGAAATATCGTGATAAAGTAAGCGAGCTCTTAAAGCAGGTAGGATTAAAAGATAAAATAGCAGAACTTCCCAAAGGAATGGACACTTTATTTGGTAAAGTCTACGATCAGGAGGGCATAGAAATGTCCGGTGGACAGAGTCAAAAGGTTGCTATTGCAAGAGCGCTCTATAAAGATGCCTCAATGATTATATTAGATGAGCCTACCAGTGCATTGGATCCGTTGGCAGAAGCTGAAATCTATGAGAATTTTAACCAGCTGGTGGGTGATAAAACAGCAATTTATATATCACACCGTATGTCCAGCAGTGTATTCTGCGATAAGGTGCTGGTATTGGATGGTGGTCATGTAACAGACTTTGACAGCCATTCAAAATTAATGGAGAAGGAAGAAAGTATGTACTATAAGCTGTTCCGTTCTCAAGCTGTGAATTACCAGGTATAA
- a CDS encoding alpha-amylase family glycosyl hydrolase — protein MIKEKDGSTAAGVTERLGVTLWKDGINFALYLPDEKECRLNLYNRVTEKQLFSLRLTNEYRNGNIFSVFIKQKQFKKFFPEQEDWLKKLGYLYESRRGEFLDPCATLLYGREEFGQKKSERKKLLGGISCSLFDWEGDKPLERNFRESIMYKLHVRGFTMDSSSAVSCPGTFYGITEKIPYLKELGINCCLLLPIYEFEESLESKGIYDKINYWGYTEDNIYFAPKAAYAFQKESPEKELKYMVKALHKSGIEVILDMNFAPGTNTIVVLECLRYWVNEYHIDGFRLSNSSVPVSIISSDPLLGKTKILSEGWDYRIPPEKNKTFINYGECNQNFSITAKRLLRGEEEQVKDFATQFTSLSEEAGTVKYLTNHDGFTLWDVFSYDRKHNEANGENNRDGQDYNYSWNCGKEGKGGKNILALRRKQMRNAFVLLLLCQGTPLILAGDEFCNTQEGNNNPYCQDNSISWLNWAKVSEEYDINQWVKMLIDIRRTHPVFQRKDPFRQMDYIACGMPDLSFHGTSPWYPDYDHYSRQLGIMLCGAYAAVDSNLYDDSFYLALNFHQDMQEFHLPKAREGEVWILLLSTAEGYCRVLGEQEAEIEIGKAERFTLEGRSIKIYVTQKVLET, from the coding sequence ATGATAAAAGAGAAGGATGGGAGTACAGCAGCAGGAGTGACAGAAAGACTGGGCGTCACTTTATGGAAGGATGGTATCAATTTCGCACTTTATCTGCCTGATGAGAAGGAATGCAGATTGAATCTGTACAACAGAGTTACCGAAAAGCAGCTATTCTCCCTTCGGTTAACCAATGAGTATAGAAACGGTAATATTTTTTCAGTATTTATTAAACAAAAACAGTTTAAGAAGTTTTTCCCGGAGCAGGAAGACTGGCTTAAGAAGCTGGGCTATCTTTATGAAAGCAGAAGAGGTGAATTTCTGGATCCATGCGCAACGCTGCTTTATGGAAGAGAAGAATTCGGACAGAAGAAGTCTGAGAGAAAGAAACTGCTTGGTGGTATCAGCTGCTCTCTTTTTGACTGGGAAGGGGACAAACCCTTAGAACGGAATTTTAGGGAATCTATAATGTACAAGCTTCATGTTCGTGGCTTTACCATGGATTCAAGTTCAGCGGTTAGCTGCCCCGGTACCTTCTATGGTATCACAGAAAAGATTCCTTATCTAAAAGAACTGGGGATTAACTGCTGCCTGCTGCTGCCGATATATGAATTTGAAGAATCCCTGGAGAGTAAAGGGATTTATGATAAGATAAATTATTGGGGATATACAGAGGATAATATATACTTTGCGCCCAAGGCAGCCTATGCCTTTCAAAAAGAGTCACCGGAGAAAGAGCTAAAATATATGGTAAAGGCTCTCCATAAAAGCGGTATTGAGGTAATACTTGACATGAACTTCGCTCCCGGCACCAATACCATTGTTGTTTTGGAATGCCTGAGGTACTGGGTGAATGAATACCATATAGATGGCTTCAGACTATCCAACAGTTCTGTTCCAGTATCCATAATTTCTTCAGATCCTTTGCTGGGAAAAACAAAGATATTATCGGAAGGCTGGGATTATAGGATTCCGCCTGAGAAAAATAAAACCTTTATCAATTACGGTGAATGCAATCAAAATTTCAGCATTACGGCGAAAAGATTACTAAGAGGTGAGGAAGAGCAGGTAAAAGATTTTGCCACGCAATTTACCTCTCTGTCAGAGGAGGCCGGAACTGTCAAATACCTGACGAATCATGATGGTTTTACCCTGTGGGATGTATTTTCCTATGACAGGAAGCATAATGAAGCCAACGGAGAAAATAACAGGGACGGACAGGATTACAATTACAGCTGGAACTGTGGGAAAGAAGGAAAGGGCGGTAAAAATATACTTGCACTTCGCCGGAAACAAATGAGAAATGCATTTGTTCTGCTGCTTTTATGTCAGGGAACACCCCTTATATTAGCGGGAGATGAATTCTGTAACACCCAGGAGGGAAATAATAACCCTTACTGCCAGGATAACAGCATTTCATGGCTTAACTGGGCAAAGGTATCGGAGGAATATGATATTAACCAATGGGTGAAAATGCTGATAGATATTCGCAGAACACATCCGGTGTTTCAGAGAAAAGACCCCTTTCGGCAAATGGATTATATTGCTTGTGGAATGCCGGATCTTTCTTTTCATGGAACCAGTCCCTGGTATCCTGATTATGATCATTACAGCAGACAATTAGGTATTATGTTATGTGGTGCCTATGCTGCGGTTGACAGTAATCTATACGATGACTCTTTCTATCTTGCTCTTAATTTTCACCAGGATATGCAGGAATTTCATTTGCCAAAAGCCAGAGAGGGAGAAGTATGGATATTGTTACTGTCAACGGCGGAAGGATACTGCAGGGTTTTAGGAGAGCAGGAAGCTGAGATTGAAATCGGCAAAGCGGAGCGCTTTACTTTGGAAGGAAGAAGCATTAAGATATATGTTACACAAAAAGTATTAGAAACATAA
- a CDS encoding DUF5721 family protein, with amino-acid sequence MVSLKILDVKSFMGSLLIQKIFDNFMVSEAEVITYAHFSIDGKINQSFYTEEEKEELQLKKYAKWADIKPYVFSVVKGNKLPLFIKIVMLLSPENTEKLLAQSGVALSKEDINGLFLNIRYEKENLTIVTGTSIGTFTLDKTLDHFWDENVKKFLKKEGIAAEEE; translated from the coding sequence TTGGTATCATTAAAAATACTGGATGTTAAAAGTTTTATGGGAAGTCTGCTCATCCAAAAGATATTTGACAATTTTATGGTTTCAGAAGCTGAGGTGATAACCTATGCACATTTTTCCATAGATGGTAAGATAAATCAATCTTTTTATACAGAGGAAGAAAAGGAGGAACTGCAGCTAAAAAAATATGCCAAATGGGCAGATATAAAGCCCTATGTTTTTTCGGTTGTGAAAGGAAATAAGCTTCCTTTGTTCATAAAAATAGTAATGCTCTTATCACCGGAGAACACCGAAAAGCTCCTGGCCCAATCCGGTGTTGCTTTAAGCAAAGAGGACATTAACGGATTATTTTTAAATATTCGTTATGAAAAAGAAAACCTGACCATTGTAACGGGAACCTCCATTGGGACCTTTACACTGGACAAGACACTTGATCATTTCTGGGATGAGAACGTGAAGAAGTTCCTAAAAAAAGAAGGTATTGCAGCGGAAGAGGAATAA
- the htpG gene encoding molecular chaperone HtpG, producing MMNEHGSLSINSENIFPIIKKWLYSDHDIFFRELISNGSDAITKLKKLELMGEAKLPEDNKFKIEVIVNPEEKTIKFIDNGVGMTSDEVKEYINQIAFSGATDFLNKYKDKTNEEQIIGHFGLGFYSAFMVADKVTIDTLSWQEGVESVHWESEGGTEFAMEAGEKESRGTEITLYLNEESYEFSNEYRAKEVIEKYCSFMPVEIYFKNANAKEEPEEEIEEENEAAEEDVIDAAVDEDGNVTEDKAETEDKAETEEKKQKGPKPINNTTPLWTKHPNDVTEEEYKEFYRTVFHDYKEPLFWIHLNMDYPFNLKGILYFPKLNTEYDTLEGTIKLFSNQVFIADNIKEVIPEFLMLLKGAIDCPDLPLNVSRSALQNDGFVKKISEYISKKVADKLSGMYKVERESYEKFWDDISPFIKFGCLKDDKFRDKMKDFIIFKNLEGKYVTLPEYVKAAKGEASDSAEASETTEEVKASENTDGSEGADKEEKKDIVYYVTNEQQQSQYINMFKQEGIDALILTHNIDQPFITQLEQTEKDYKFQRIDADITDSFKEEGSTEEALKDENEKLTELFRKVLNKEKLEVKVVKLKNEKVSSMITLSEESRRMQEMMKMYNMYGMDPNMFGSSETLVLNAGNKLVQYIFEKEDSQYVPLFCSQLYDLALLSHKPLDGEAMTNFISRSNEIMEILAKN from the coding sequence ATGATGAATGAACATGGAAGTCTGTCAATTAATTCGGAAAATATATTTCCTATTATTAAGAAATGGCTGTATTCTGACCATGATATCTTCTTTCGCGAACTGATATCTAACGGCAGTGATGCTATAACAAAATTAAAGAAGTTAGAACTTATGGGAGAGGCGAAGCTTCCTGAGGACAATAAATTCAAAATAGAAGTAATTGTTAATCCGGAAGAGAAGACCATCAAGTTTATTGATAACGGTGTTGGTATGACCTCTGATGAAGTGAAGGAATATATCAATCAGATAGCTTTTTCAGGAGCGACAGATTTCCTGAACAAATACAAAGACAAAACCAATGAAGAGCAGATCATCGGTCATTTTGGTCTTGGTTTTTATAGTGCATTCATGGTTGCAGATAAGGTTACAATTGATACACTTTCCTGGCAGGAAGGTGTTGAAAGTGTTCATTGGGAATCTGAAGGCGGTACCGAATTTGCCATGGAAGCAGGGGAGAAGGAGAGTAGAGGAACAGAGATTACCTTATACTTAAATGAAGAGAGCTATGAATTCTCCAATGAGTATCGTGCAAAAGAGGTTATCGAGAAATACTGTTCTTTCATGCCTGTTGAGATCTACTTCAAAAATGCCAATGCAAAAGAAGAGCCAGAGGAAGAAATTGAAGAAGAAAACGAAGCAGCAGAAGAGGATGTAATCGATGCTGCAGTGGATGAAGACGGTAATGTAACAGAAGATAAAGCGGAAACAGAAGACAAAGCAGAAACAGAAGAGAAAAAGCAAAAAGGTCCTAAACCTATCAATAATACAACCCCTCTCTGGACCAAGCATCCCAATGATGTGACAGAGGAAGAATACAAAGAGTTCTACCGTACGGTTTTCCATGATTACAAAGAGCCTTTGTTCTGGATTCATTTAAATATGGACTATCCTTTTAACTTAAAGGGAATTCTATATTTCCCTAAATTAAATACCGAATATGATACCTTGGAAGGAACCATCAAATTATTCAGCAATCAGGTATTTATCGCTGATAATATCAAAGAGGTAATACCGGAATTCCTGATGTTGCTAAAAGGTGCTATCGATTGCCCTGATCTTCCTCTTAACGTATCCAGAAGTGCACTTCAGAATGATGGCTTTGTAAAGAAAATTTCAGAGTATATCTCCAAAAAGGTTGCGGATAAATTATCCGGAATGTATAAGGTAGAGCGTGAAAGCTACGAAAAATTCTGGGATGATATCAGTCCTTTCATTAAGTTCGGATGCTTAAAGGATGACAAATTCAGAGATAAGATGAAGGATTTCATTATCTTTAAGAATCTTGAAGGCAAGTATGTTACTCTGCCTGAGTATGTAAAGGCAGCGAAAGGCGAAGCTTCTGATTCCGCTGAGGCTTCAGAGACCACAGAAGAAGTAAAAGCCTCCGAAAATACTGACGGCAGTGAGGGAGCAGATAAAGAAGAAAAGAAAGACATTGTCTACTATGTTACAAACGAACAACAGCAGAGTCAGTACATTAATATGTTCAAGCAGGAAGGCATTGATGCTCTTATCCTTACCCATAACATTGACCAGCCTTTTATCACTCAGTTAGAGCAGACGGAGAAGGATTACAAATTCCAGCGTATAGATGCTGATATCACAGACAGCTTTAAAGAAGAGGGCTCAACGGAAGAGGCTTTAAAAGATGAAAATGAGAAGCTTACAGAGCTGTTCCGAAAAGTATTAAACAAAGAAAAGCTCGAGGTTAAGGTCGTTAAGCTTAAGAATGAGAAGGTTTCTTCTATGATAACATTATCAGAAGAAAGCCGCAGAATGCAGGAAATGATGAAGATGTATAATATGTACGGAATGGATCCTAATATGTTTGGCAGCAGTGAAACCCTGGTGTTAAATGCTGGAAACAAACTGGTTCAATATATCTTCGAAAAGGAAGACAGTCAGTATGTGCCTCTGTTCTGTTCCCAGCTTTATGATCTTGCATTATTAAGCCATAAGCCACTTGATGGTGAAGCAATGACCAATTTTATTTCCAGAAGCAATGAGATAATGGAGATTCTGGCAAAGAATTAA
- a CDS encoding DegV family protein, with protein MSYKIIVDSCTDLTEEMRKDSHFHFVPLELQVGETRIVDDETFDQANFLKMVRESPTSPKSSCPSPEAYMKLFGGEEDIYVVTLSANLSGSFNSAEVGKNLYLEENTSKNIEIFNSCSASVGQALIAHKIRELAGAGKPFHEVVEAVHKFRDGLSTKFVLENLDTLRKSGRLTGLKAVITSVLNIKPVMMATPEGTITKLDQARGIQKALGVMVEAVEKDVKTPQDRILGIAHCNNYGRAQYVKEELLKRVSFKDCIIVDTAGVSTMYAGDGGVIVCY; from the coding sequence ATGTCGTATAAGATAATTGTAGACAGTTGTACAGATTTAACCGAAGAAATGAGAAAAGACAGCCACTTTCATTTCGTACCCTTGGAGTTGCAGGTGGGTGAGACCAGAATCGTGGATGATGAGACCTTTGATCAGGCAAATTTTTTGAAAATGGTGAGAGAATCTCCTACTAGTCCGAAATCCTCCTGTCCTTCTCCAGAAGCCTATATGAAATTGTTTGGAGGAGAAGAGGATATATATGTAGTAACTCTTTCTGCTAATTTAAGCGGATCTTTTAATAGTGCGGAAGTAGGTAAAAATTTGTATTTGGAAGAGAATACATCTAAAAACATAGAAATCTTTAATTCCTGCTCCGCTTCCGTAGGGCAGGCTCTGATAGCTCATAAGATCAGAGAACTGGCTGGTGCAGGCAAGCCCTTTCATGAAGTTGTAGAGGCTGTTCATAAATTCAGGGATGGCTTAAGTACAAAATTTGTACTGGAGAATCTGGACACCTTAAGAAAGAGCGGTAGACTTACAGGTCTTAAAGCGGTTATAACCAGTGTTTTAAATATCAAACCCGTGATGATGGCTACACCGGAAGGTACAATCACCAAGCTGGATCAGGCCAGAGGTATTCAGAAAGCGCTGGGGGTAATGGTTGAAGCGGTGGAAAAAGATGTTAAAACCCCCCAAGACAGGATATTGGGAATTGCGCACTGTAATAATTACGGAAGAGCCCAGTATGTGAAAGAAGAGCTCTTAAAGAGAGTATCCTTTAAAGACTGTATCATCGTGGATACAGCAGGTGTAAGCACCATGTATGCAGGAGATGGCGGTGTAATTGTGTGTTATTAA
- a CDS encoding menaquinone biosynthesis decarboxylase — MSHKDLQGFIKALEKKGELKRIKAEVSSELEITEIADRISKEYGSALLFEKVKDSPYPLLINAMGTFERMSMALEAETLDEIGDEIKEYLELRNYLTIKGLIRSVPRLFRLLYALPLKRPGRGKCQQIIEKEVNLYNLPVLKCWPLDAGRFFTLPLVFTKDRNTKQQNVGMYRMQVLDEKTTGMHWHKHKDGSEIYGGYKAKGERMPVSVALGCDPAITYAATAPLPKMLDEMMLAGWLRKSNVTMVKCVTNDIYVPANAEIVLEGYVDTTEDLVLEGPFGDHTGYYSLADYYPRFHVTCITHRKAAIYPATVVGKPPMEDCYMAKATERIFLPILKMQIPELKDINLPLEGVFHNCAILSVRSAYPGCARKVMNAVWGMGQMMYTKLVVIVNENVDVQNLKEVGQAVLRNVGSLHDLLLSEGPLDALDHSSDKALYGTRLGVDATTVRETTGKENFKVIQISKKYPGEAKDLLMKHLKENDDKFVIAVDDSVDISNFSLVMWKFFNNIDAKRDLIALENKFGIDATKKWKEEGLTRDWPEDITMSQEIIDLVSERWKEYGLD, encoded by the coding sequence ATGTCACATAAGGATTTACAAGGATTTATAAAGGCCTTGGAGAAAAAAGGTGAGCTGAAACGTATCAAGGCAGAGGTTTCCTCTGAGCTGGAAATTACAGAAATAGCAGACAGAATTTCCAAAGAATACGGAAGCGCACTTTTATTCGAAAAGGTAAAAGATTCGCCCTATCCATTGCTGATAAATGCCATGGGAACCTTTGAAAGAATGAGTATGGCCTTGGAGGCTGAAACCTTGGATGAAATAGGGGATGAAATTAAAGAGTATCTGGAGCTTCGTAATTACCTTACCATAAAAGGATTGATAAGGAGTGTTCCCAGATTATTCAGGCTTCTCTATGCTCTGCCCCTTAAAAGGCCGGGAAGAGGAAAATGCCAACAGATTATAGAAAAAGAAGTGAATTTATATAATTTGCCGGTGTTAAAATGCTGGCCTTTGGATGCAGGGAGGTTTTTTACCCTGCCTTTAGTTTTTACCAAGGACAGGAATACGAAGCAGCAGAACGTGGGTATGTACCGAATGCAGGTATTAGATGAGAAAACCACGGGGATGCACTGGCATAAACATAAAGACGGTTCGGAAATCTATGGAGGATATAAGGCGAAAGGGGAGCGAATGCCCGTATCCGTAGCCCTTGGCTGTGATCCGGCTATTACCTATGCGGCAACAGCACCTTTGCCGAAAATGCTGGATGAAATGATGCTAGCCGGCTGGCTTCGGAAATCCAATGTAACCATGGTAAAATGTGTTACCAACGATATATATGTACCTGCTAATGCTGAAATTGTGCTGGAGGGTTATGTTGACACCACAGAGGACCTGGTACTTGAGGGACCTTTTGGTGATCATACAGGTTATTATTCCCTGGCAGATTACTATCCGAGATTTCATGTGACCTGTATCACCCACAGAAAGGCAGCAATCTATCCTGCTACTGTAGTGGGAAAGCCTCCCATGGAAGACTGTTATATGGCAAAAGCAACTGAAAGGATCTTTCTGCCTATCCTGAAAATGCAGATTCCAGAGCTTAAGGATATTAATCTTCCTTTAGAAGGTGTATTTCATAATTGCGCTATCCTCTCTGTCCGTTCTGCATACCCAGGTTGTGCCAGAAAGGTCATGAATGCAGTATGGGGAATGGGACAGATGATGTATACCAAGCTTGTGGTTATTGTAAATGAAAATGTGGATGTGCAGAATCTGAAAGAAGTAGGACAGGCAGTTCTTAGAAATGTAGGGAGTCTTCATGACCTCCTCTTATCCGAAGGACCGCTGGATGCACTTGACCACTCCTCTGACAAAGCCTTATATGGCACCAGACTGGGTGTGGATGCAACTACAGTAAGAGAAACAACAGGAAAAGAAAATTTTAAGGTTATTCAGATCAGCAAGAAATACCCCGGTGAAGCAAAGGATTTGTTAATGAAACATCTAAAAGAAAATGATGATAAATTTGTCATTGCGGTAGATGATAGTGTGGACATTTCAAATTTTTCCCTGGTAATGTGGAAATTCTTTAATAATATCGATGCGAAAAGAGATTTGATAGCTTTAGAAAATAAGTTTGGTATTGATGCAACAAAAAAATGGAAAGAGGAAGGACTTACCAGAGACTGGCCGGAAGACATAACCATGTCACAGGAAATTATTGATCTGGTTAGTGAAAGATGGAAAGAATATGGGCTTGATTAA
- a CDS encoding UbiA-like polyprenyltransferase, whose protein sequence is MGLIKIIQKVVDKLKQYGKLVMFSHTIFSLSFAVVAMVLASKGIPDFKTVFFILVCFMGARTGANAINRVIDAEIDARNPRTKSRQLPKGEINKKEVILLTSFCFLVMLYGAYRLNFICLLLSPIALILLIGYSYCKRFTFLCHFVLGVTCACAPVGAWLAVTGSLTWVPLFLGAANTLWVAGFDIIYGCQDYEFDKANNLHSVPVKFGVKYALWISAFLHTVTLFCLIAIGILSPDLSVIYYTGIAVIAALFLAEYRMVSPDNLVNVNIASYSVNQIVSIVFLLFGLTDAFL, encoded by the coding sequence ATGGGCTTGATTAAGATTATTCAAAAGGTTGTTGATAAATTAAAGCAATACGGAAAACTGGTTATGTTCTCCCATACGATTTTCTCCCTAAGCTTTGCTGTGGTGGCAATGGTGCTGGCGTCAAAAGGAATACCAGACTTTAAAACCGTATTTTTTATACTGGTCTGCTTCATGGGCGCAAGAACCGGAGCAAATGCCATCAATCGTGTCATAGATGCTGAAATAGATGCCAGGAATCCAAGAACGAAGAGCCGTCAGCTGCCAAAAGGCGAAATTAACAAAAAAGAGGTCATATTACTTACCAGCTTCTGTTTTCTCGTAATGCTATATGGCGCATACCGCTTAAATTTTATATGCCTGCTGCTATCACCCATTGCGCTGATACTATTGATCGGATACTCCTATTGCAAAAGATTTACTTTCCTATGTCATTTTGTACTTGGAGTGACTTGTGCCTGCGCGCCGGTGGGAGCCTGGCTTGCCGTTACAGGCAGCCTTACCTGGGTGCCGTTGTTCTTGGGAGCAGCCAATACCCTATGGGTGGCAGGTTTTGATATTATCTATGGCTGTCAGGATTATGAATTTGATAAAGCAAACAACCTGCATTCGGTTCCGGTTAAGTTTGGTGTGAAATATGCTTTGTGGATATCGGCTTTTCTGCATACGGTAACTCTTTTCTGCTTGATTGCCATCGGTATTCTATCACCTGACCTTTCAGTAATTTATTATACGGGAATCGCAGTGATTGCAGCCTTGTTCCTGGCTGAATACAGGATGGTGTCACCTGATAACCTGGTCAATGTCAATATTGCTTCTTATAGTGTCAACCAGATTGTAAGTATTGTTTTTCTCCTATTTGGCCTGACAGATGCATTTCTGTAA
- a CDS encoding UbiX family flavin prenyltransferase, with protein sequence MRRLIIGITGASGSIYFKRLIEELLSGEYELHLVASEHGSQVYEYEIGKSLREQVQEWQKVNENIILENNDNLFSPIASGSYKCESMVVIPCSMSTAAEISNGITKTLLTRAADVMLKEDRKLLLVPRETPFSTNHLKNLYELSKLGAAILPAMPGFYNHPLTLEEAVDFVVGKVLDNLKIENNCYKRWEGRNKDEK encoded by the coding sequence ATGAGAAGATTAATCATTGGTATAACCGGAGCCAGCGGCTCCATCTATTTTAAACGTCTGATAGAAGAATTGCTGTCAGGGGAGTATGAACTTCATCTGGTTGCCTCTGAGCACGGAAGTCAGGTCTATGAATATGAAATTGGTAAAAGTCTCCGGGAACAGGTACAGGAATGGCAAAAGGTGAATGAGAATATAATCCTTGAAAATAACGATAATCTATTCTCCCCTATTGCCAGCGGTTCTTATAAATGTGAATCCATGGTGGTAATACCCTGTTCCATGTCTACAGCCGCAGAAATCTCTAATGGTATAACGAAAACCCTGTTAACCAGAGCAGCAGATGTCATGCTAAAGGAAGACAGAAAACTTCTGCTGGTACCAAGAGAAACTCCTTTTTCAACAAATCATTTAAAGAATCTCTATGAATTATCCAAGCTTGGTGCTGCCATATTGCCGGCTATGCCTGGTTTTTATAATCATCCTCTGACCCTTGAGGAGGCAGTGGATTTTGTTGTGGGTAAGGTTCTTGATAATTTAAAGATAGAAAATAATTGTTATAAAAGATGGGAAGGAAGAAACAAAGATGAAAAATAA